A genomic window from Phocoena sinus isolate mPhoSin1 chromosome 20, mPhoSin1.pri, whole genome shotgun sequence includes:
- the PLD6 gene encoding mitochondrial cardiolipin hydrolase: protein MRRRSGQRAHVVGGASDAAGEMGPLRWQVVAAVVGGLALALEALPAVLRWLWGGRRRPPPQREVLFFPSQVTCTEALLRVPGAAPSGCPCNLPHGESSLSRLLRALLAARASLELCLFAFSSPQLGRAVQLLHQRGVRVRVVTDCDYMALNGSQIGLLRKAGIQVRHDQDLGYMHHKFAIVDRKVLITGSLNWTTQAIQSNRENVLIIEDEECVRLFLEEFERIWEEFNPTKYTFFPHKKGSR, encoded by the exons ATGCGCAGGCGCAGTGGGCAGCGGGCGCACGTGGTAGGCGGGGCCTCAGACGCCGCGGGCGAGATGGGGCCGTTACGCTGGCAGGTGGTGGCTGCTGTTGTCGGAGGCCTCGCGCTGGCCCTGGAGGCGCTACCCGCTGTGCTGCGCTGGCTGtggggcgggcggcggcggccgccgccGCAGCGCGAGGTGCTGTTCTTCCCGTCGCAGGTGACGTGCACCGAGGCCCTGTTGCGGGTCCCGGGCGCCGCGCCCTCGGGCTGCCCTTGCAACCTGCCCCACGGCGAGAGCTCGTTGAGCCGCCTGTTGCGCGCCCTGCTGGCAGCCCGCGCCAGCCTGGAGCTCTGCCTGTTCGCCTTCTCCAGCCCGCAGCTGGGCCGCGCAGTGCAGCTGCTGCACCAGCGCGGGGTGCGCGTCCGCGTGGTCACCGACTGCGACTACATGGCCCTCAATGGCTCACAGATTGGGCTGCTCCGCAAGGCAG GGATCCAGGTCCGGCACGACCAGGATCTGGGCTACATGCACCACAAGTTCGCGATCGTGGACAGGAAGGTGTTGATCACTGGCTCGCTGAACTGGACCACTCAGGCCATTCAGAGCAACCGGGAGAACGTGCTCATCATAGAAGACGAGGAGTGCGTGCGGCTCTTTCTGGAGGAGTTTGAGCGCATCTGGGAGGAGTTTAACCCCACCAAGTACACCTTTTTCCCTCACAAAAAGGGAAGTCGCTGA